In one window of Pseudoliparis swirei isolate HS2019 ecotype Mariana Trench chromosome 15, NWPU_hadal_v1, whole genome shotgun sequence DNA:
- the LOC130205103 gene encoding uncharacterized protein LOC130205103 isoform X2 has translation MVYNMSDPVQTTPDGLRKLVRWAHSHGTICSLIPSLQQLTCGSHGNVLMPELGLHGSSVPVARWGCAAGHSYRWPLSDHGNGCRGSANTSQGPERLDGGRRSNKVTARASCDLCYNEAASEGEEFSSWLFDNDGFDSSATDEDGDYEPRSSRKRGGTPGRAVNRKKVKQEVTSPEDHDAVATAAGTGPAVTDAGNVSQACRAPNTHTQIPHTLPKKAPPRGPQTLHGQHLSWERLEDPEMELLGGGSDTTETTGKSAGEQNELENLHALLRAERSRNQQMTEIISGLKQDKEMLQKELGKKADVICDFLQDKMRPEKRWPYCSNPMEPGSSHMSCSDDVVGDDSPIIFDSCEEMELHPLDHRTHKNKWSRDGETTRVRMKNVAGVIARYMAALEEFRSSVSMKVAFDRVGVDRNTISRTASIAELSLAAPEVFHAMAPWDEKGETLAHYAHRCRQAMDDNTKAKIKIMKGHGDLLPIVSNRTD, from the exons ATG gtttacAACATGTCCGACCCGGTTCAGACCACCCCTGACGGTCTCCGTAAACTGGTCCGCTGGGCTCACAGCCACGGAACCATCTGCAGCCTCATCCCCAGCCTGCAGCAGCTCACCTGTGGTTCCCATGGTAATGTGCTGATGCCTGAACTGGGTCTCCACGGTAGCAGTGTCCCTGTTGCAAGGTGGGGTTGTGCCGCTGGACACTCCTACCGCTGGCCCCTCAGTGACCACGGCAACGGCTGTAGAGGCTCAGCAAATACCAGCCAGGGCCCGGAAAGGCTAGATGGAGGGCGCCGGTCCAACAAG GTGACAGCGAgggcgtcatgtgacctctgctATAACGAAGCAGCATCCGAGGGGGAGGAGTTCAGCAGCTGGCTGTTTGACAACGATGGGTTTGATTCGTCAGCCACGGACGAAGACGGTGACTACGAGCCCCGGTCATCCAGGAAAAGAGGCGGGACTCCAGGGCGAGCAGTAAACAGGAAGAAGGTCAAGCAAGAAGTGACCTCGCCGGAGGATCACGACGCTGTCGCCACCGCGGCAGGCACGGGGCCAGCAGTGACGGACGCTGGCAATGTGTCGCAGGCTTGTCGGGccccgaacacacacactcaaatcccGCACACACTGCCCAAAAAGGCCCCCCCGCGGGGCCCTCAAACACTGCATGGACAGCATCTGAGTTGGGAGAGATTAGAGGACCCAGAGATGGAgctgctgggaggaggcagCGACACGACGGAGACCACAGGGAAGTCTGCAG GGGAGCAGAATGAGCTGGAGAACCTGCACGCGTTACTTCGTGCCGAGCGCAGCCGCAACCAGCAGATGACGGAGATCATCTCCGGTCTGAAGCAGGACAAAGAGATGCTGCAGAAGGAACTCGGGAAGAAAGCAGATGTCATCTGTGACTTCCTGCAAGACAAAATGCGGCCAG AGAAGAGGTGGCCTTATTGCTCTAATCCGATGGAGCCGGGGAGTTCACACATGTCCTGTTCTGACGATGTGGTCGGGGACGATTCCCCGATCATCTTTGACTCATGTGAGGAAATGGAGCTCCACCCTCTGGACCACCGGACCCACAAGAACAAATGGAGCCGGGACGGAGAAACCACCCGCGTTCGGA TGAAAAACGTGGCGGGCGTAATAGCGCGCTACATGGCGGCCCTGGAGGAGTTCCGCAGCAGTGTCTCCATGAAGGTGGCCTTTGACCGGGTCGGCGTGGACCGCAACACAATTTCCCGCACGGCGTCCATAGCTGAGCTCAGTCTGGCCGCTCCCGAGGTGTTTCACGCCATGGCGCCGTGGGACGAGAAAGGGGAAACGCTGGCGCATTACGCCCACCGCTGCCGACAGGCCATGGATGACAACACGAAGGCCAAGATCAAAATCATGAAGGGGCACGGCGATCTTCTGCCCATCGTGTCAAACCGCACGGACTGA
- the LOC130205103 gene encoding uncharacterized protein LOC130205103 isoform X3, producing the protein MSDPVQTTPDGLRKLVRWAHSHGTICSLIPSLQQLTCGSHGNVLMPELGLHGSSVPVARWGCAAGHSYRWPLSDHGNGCRGSANTSQGPERLDGGRRSNKVTARASCDLCYNEAASEGEEFSSWLFDNDGFDSSATDEDGDYEPRSSRKRGGTPGRAVNRKKVKQEVTSPEDHDAVATAAGTGPAVTDAGNVSQACRAPNTHTQIPHTLPKKAPPRGPQTLHGQHLSWERLEDPEMELLGGGSDTTETTGKSAGEQNELENLHALLRAERSRNQQMTEIISGLKQDKEMLQKELGKKADVICDFLQDKMRPEKRWPYCSNPMEPGSSHMSCSDDVVGDDSPIIFDSCEEMELHPLDHRTHKNKWSRDGETTRVRMKNVAGVIARYMAALEEFRSSVSMKVAFDRVGVDRNTISRTASIAELSLAAPEVFHAMAPWDEKGETLAHYAHRCRQAMDDNTKAKIKIMKGHGDLLPIVSNRTD; encoded by the exons ATGTCCGACCCGGTTCAGACCACCCCTGACGGTCTCCGTAAACTGGTCCGCTGGGCTCACAGCCACGGAACCATCTGCAGCCTCATCCCCAGCCTGCAGCAGCTCACCTGTGGTTCCCATGGTAATGTGCTGATGCCTGAACTGGGTCTCCACGGTAGCAGTGTCCCTGTTGCAAGGTGGGGTTGTGCCGCTGGACACTCCTACCGCTGGCCCCTCAGTGACCACGGCAACGGCTGTAGAGGCTCAGCAAATACCAGCCAGGGCCCGGAAAGGCTAGATGGAGGGCGCCGGTCCAACAAG GTGACAGCGAgggcgtcatgtgacctctgctATAACGAAGCAGCATCCGAGGGGGAGGAGTTCAGCAGCTGGCTGTTTGACAACGATGGGTTTGATTCGTCAGCCACGGACGAAGACGGTGACTACGAGCCCCGGTCATCCAGGAAAAGAGGCGGGACTCCAGGGCGAGCAGTAAACAGGAAGAAGGTCAAGCAAGAAGTGACCTCGCCGGAGGATCACGACGCTGTCGCCACCGCGGCAGGCACGGGGCCAGCAGTGACGGACGCTGGCAATGTGTCGCAGGCTTGTCGGGccccgaacacacacactcaaatcccGCACACACTGCCCAAAAAGGCCCCCCCGCGGGGCCCTCAAACACTGCATGGACAGCATCTGAGTTGGGAGAGATTAGAGGACCCAGAGATGGAgctgctgggaggaggcagCGACACGACGGAGACCACAGGGAAGTCTGCAG GGGAGCAGAATGAGCTGGAGAACCTGCACGCGTTACTTCGTGCCGAGCGCAGCCGCAACCAGCAGATGACGGAGATCATCTCCGGTCTGAAGCAGGACAAAGAGATGCTGCAGAAGGAACTCGGGAAGAAAGCAGATGTCATCTGTGACTTCCTGCAAGACAAAATGCGGCCAG AGAAGAGGTGGCCTTATTGCTCTAATCCGATGGAGCCGGGGAGTTCACACATGTCCTGTTCTGACGATGTGGTCGGGGACGATTCCCCGATCATCTTTGACTCATGTGAGGAAATGGAGCTCCACCCTCTGGACCACCGGACCCACAAGAACAAATGGAGCCGGGACGGAGAAACCACCCGCGTTCGGA TGAAAAACGTGGCGGGCGTAATAGCGCGCTACATGGCGGCCCTGGAGGAGTTCCGCAGCAGTGTCTCCATGAAGGTGGCCTTTGACCGGGTCGGCGTGGACCGCAACACAATTTCCCGCACGGCGTCCATAGCTGAGCTCAGTCTGGCCGCTCCCGAGGTGTTTCACGCCATGGCGCCGTGGGACGAGAAAGGGGAAACGCTGGCGCATTACGCCCACCGCTGCCGACAGGCCATGGATGACAACACGAAGGCCAAGATCAAAATCATGAAGGGGCACGGCGATCTTCTGCCCATCGTGTCAAACCGCACGGACTGA
- the LOC130205103 gene encoding uncharacterized protein LOC130205103 isoform X1, with amino-acid sequence MAESCRHFPLSLLQVYNMSDPVQTTPDGLRKLVRWAHSHGTICSLIPSLQQLTCGSHGNVLMPELGLHGSSVPVARWGCAAGHSYRWPLSDHGNGCRGSANTSQGPERLDGGRRSNKVTARASCDLCYNEAASEGEEFSSWLFDNDGFDSSATDEDGDYEPRSSRKRGGTPGRAVNRKKVKQEVTSPEDHDAVATAAGTGPAVTDAGNVSQACRAPNTHTQIPHTLPKKAPPRGPQTLHGQHLSWERLEDPEMELLGGGSDTTETTGKSAGEQNELENLHALLRAERSRNQQMTEIISGLKQDKEMLQKELGKKADVICDFLQDKMRPEKRWPYCSNPMEPGSSHMSCSDDVVGDDSPIIFDSCEEMELHPLDHRTHKNKWSRDGETTRVRMKNVAGVIARYMAALEEFRSSVSMKVAFDRVGVDRNTISRTASIAELSLAAPEVFHAMAPWDEKGETLAHYAHRCRQAMDDNTKAKIKIMKGHGDLLPIVSNRTD; translated from the exons ATGGCTGAGAGCTGCAGacactttcctctctctctcctccaggtttacAACATGTCCGACCCGGTTCAGACCACCCCTGACGGTCTCCGTAAACTGGTCCGCTGGGCTCACAGCCACGGAACCATCTGCAGCCTCATCCCCAGCCTGCAGCAGCTCACCTGTGGTTCCCATGGTAATGTGCTGATGCCTGAACTGGGTCTCCACGGTAGCAGTGTCCCTGTTGCAAGGTGGGGTTGTGCCGCTGGACACTCCTACCGCTGGCCCCTCAGTGACCACGGCAACGGCTGTAGAGGCTCAGCAAATACCAGCCAGGGCCCGGAAAGGCTAGATGGAGGGCGCCGGTCCAACAAG GTGACAGCGAgggcgtcatgtgacctctgctATAACGAAGCAGCATCCGAGGGGGAGGAGTTCAGCAGCTGGCTGTTTGACAACGATGGGTTTGATTCGTCAGCCACGGACGAAGACGGTGACTACGAGCCCCGGTCATCCAGGAAAAGAGGCGGGACTCCAGGGCGAGCAGTAAACAGGAAGAAGGTCAAGCAAGAAGTGACCTCGCCGGAGGATCACGACGCTGTCGCCACCGCGGCAGGCACGGGGCCAGCAGTGACGGACGCTGGCAATGTGTCGCAGGCTTGTCGGGccccgaacacacacactcaaatcccGCACACACTGCCCAAAAAGGCCCCCCCGCGGGGCCCTCAAACACTGCATGGACAGCATCTGAGTTGGGAGAGATTAGAGGACCCAGAGATGGAgctgctgggaggaggcagCGACACGACGGAGACCACAGGGAAGTCTGCAG GGGAGCAGAATGAGCTGGAGAACCTGCACGCGTTACTTCGTGCCGAGCGCAGCCGCAACCAGCAGATGACGGAGATCATCTCCGGTCTGAAGCAGGACAAAGAGATGCTGCAGAAGGAACTCGGGAAGAAAGCAGATGTCATCTGTGACTTCCTGCAAGACAAAATGCGGCCAG AGAAGAGGTGGCCTTATTGCTCTAATCCGATGGAGCCGGGGAGTTCACACATGTCCTGTTCTGACGATGTGGTCGGGGACGATTCCCCGATCATCTTTGACTCATGTGAGGAAATGGAGCTCCACCCTCTGGACCACCGGACCCACAAGAACAAATGGAGCCGGGACGGAGAAACCACCCGCGTTCGGA TGAAAAACGTGGCGGGCGTAATAGCGCGCTACATGGCGGCCCTGGAGGAGTTCCGCAGCAGTGTCTCCATGAAGGTGGCCTTTGACCGGGTCGGCGTGGACCGCAACACAATTTCCCGCACGGCGTCCATAGCTGAGCTCAGTCTGGCCGCTCCCGAGGTGTTTCACGCCATGGCGCCGTGGGACGAGAAAGGGGAAACGCTGGCGCATTACGCCCACCGCTGCCGACAGGCCATGGATGACAACACGAAGGCCAAGATCAAAATCATGAAGGGGCACGGCGATCTTCTGCCCATCGTGTCAAACCGCACGGACTGA
- the inip gene encoding SOSS complex subunit C, translating into MATNPPGQAFPNKTRVAILAELEKERRRLLSTPGASISLSRPSLKDFRDNAEQQHIAAQQKAALQHAHTHSSGFFITQDSSFGNLILPVIPRLEPTES; encoded by the exons ATGGCTACTAATCCTCCAGGACAAG CCTTCCCAAACAAGACGCGCGTGGCGATCCTGGCcgagctggagaaggagaggagacggcTTTTGAGCACTCCTGGAGCGAG CATTTCGCTATCCAGACCGAGTCTAAAGGACTTCAGGGACAACGCAGAACAGCAGCACATCGCTGCCCAGCAGAAAGCTGCCCTACAG catgcacacacgcactcatCAGGCTTCTTCATCACTCAGGACTCCTCGTTCGGGAACCTCATCCTCCCCGTCATCCCCCGCCTGGAGCCCACTGAGTCTTGA